A part of Candidatus Nitrosocosmicus arcticus genomic DNA contains:
- a CDS encoding SIR2 family NAD-dependent protein deacylase, with protein sequence MSKGGIQGDYIKDVAQIRKIIKESENFVFFTGAGISRESGIPTFRDKDGLWKKYDPSKLASRTAFISNPKLVWDFFYSRQRLVCQAECNDAHSAIERFEKTIQERSCWVITQNIDRLHQRAGSQNVIELHGNIFGVLCIECGKREQYNHDNFFNNFSEEKIPICTSCNNILKPDVVLFEEQLPPDEWRQAVQLSSECDVMFIIGSSLNVSPANTLPYHALKNQAVLIEINPNVTEMTSIMDFSLRESAPNILSKIFDLV encoded by the coding sequence ATGAGTAAGGGGGGCATTCAGGGCGATTATATAAAAGATGTGGCTCAAATCCGCAAAATAATTAAAGAATCAGAAAATTTTGTATTTTTTACAGGAGCTGGGATTTCAAGGGAAAGTGGAATTCCTACATTTCGGGATAAAGATGGACTATGGAAAAAGTACGACCCATCAAAACTTGCTTCACGCACTGCCTTCATTTCAAATCCAAAATTGGTTTGGGATTTCTTTTACTCCAGACAAAGACTGGTATGCCAAGCTGAATGTAATGATGCCCATTCAGCCATCGAAAGATTTGAAAAAACAATACAAGAAAGGAGTTGTTGGGTGATAACTCAAAACATTGATCGATTGCACCAACGTGCCGGATCCCAAAATGTTATTGAGCTACATGGAAACATTTTTGGAGTACTTTGTATAGAGTGTGGAAAAAGAGAACAGTATAATCATGACAATTTCTTCAATAACTTTAGTGAAGAAAAAATTCCAATTTGTACAAGTTGTAATAATATATTAAAGCCTGATGTAGTACTTTTTGAGGAACAATTGCCCCCAGACGAGTGGAGACAAGCCGTCCAATTATCATCTGAATGTGACGTGATGTTTATTATTGGATCATCATTAAACGTTTCCCCAGCTAATACTTTACCATATCATGCTCTCAAGAACCAAGCTGTACTAATAGAGATAAATCCCAATGTTACTGAGATGACTTCTATAATGGATTTTTCATTAAGAGAAAGCGCGCCAAACATTTTATCAAAAATATTTGATCTCGTTTAA
- a CDS encoding ASCH domain-containing protein: MKCLSLKQPYAVLLATGKKTIEIRKWNTNFRGTFLIHASKNVNRDACSALGFDEYKLVKGAIIGKAFVYDVIKYTTKDIFLRDHQKHFSIEDINSNQSFKRYGFLVKDHLEFGEEIPYLGKLGFFEVSDLSI; encoded by the coding sequence TTGAAATGCCTTTCATTAAAACAGCCTTATGCTGTTTTGCTTGCAACTGGAAAAAAAACCATCGAAATCAGAAAATGGAATACTAACTTTCGAGGTACTTTTTTGATACACGCCTCAAAAAATGTCAACAGAGATGCTTGCTCTGCTCTGGGTTTTGATGAATACAAACTAGTTAAGGGTGCAATTATAGGAAAAGCATTCGTATACGACGTTATCAAATATACAACAAAGGATATATTTTTGCGTGACCACCAGAAGCATTTCTCAATTGAGGATATAAACTCAAATCAATCATTTAAGAGGTATGGTTTTTTAGTAAAAGACCATCTAGAATTCGGAGAAGAAATTCCTTACTTGGGGAAATTAGGTTTTTTTGAGGTCTCTGATTTGAGCATTTAA
- a CDS encoding aconitate hydratase produces the protein MSEQNSLKGKITKTDLVSKVYEKLQKNILKFKQVSDKPLTLGEKILIGHLDESTDFMTFNGLTPGNGYILLNPDRVALQDVTGQTTILQFMQADIKQVLAPTTVHCDHLIQARVGSESDTKAAIYENNEVYQFLESACRKYGIGFWKPGAGIIHQVVLENYAFPGGLMIGTDSHTPNAGGLGMLAIGVGGLDAAEVMAGLPWEVLYPKRIGVYLTGKLNGWASAKDIILYVASKLTVSGGTNAIIEYFGPGARNVSCTGKATITNMGAEIGATCSVFSYDAKMESYLISTGRKDLADIANKHKDLLTQDPLIEKEISENRQNATKYFDELIEINLDELEPYIVGPHTPDLARPISKMAEDILKNNYLDTISVSLIGSCTNSSYEDMSRAADIAKQAIEKGIRTRTPLQVTPGSEMIRETIERDGQIQLLRDIGANVLANACGPCIGQWSRPEIKKGEPNTIVTSYNRNFPGRNDGMRETMNFIGSPELVIALALSGRLSFNPLKDELVASDGTKFKLNPPKVAPEVPKDGFKDTVDIYVPPAIDPESVAVVIDKNSQRLQALEPFLKWAGNDFIQLPVLTKVKGKCTTDHISPAGPWLMYRGHLDRLSDNLLLGAVNAFRDGEVGKGTNLLNNNIETFSHIAREYKQNGLKWIIIGDKNYGEGSSREHAAMSPRYLGCATVIAKSFARIHETNLKKQGILALTFVESSDYEKIREDDRISIINLQDLRPKGVLTAILYHSDGTEEQIPLIHSYNDAQLKWFRAGSALNILRAN, from the coding sequence ATGTCAGAGCAAAATTCTTTGAAAGGAAAAATAACCAAGACAGACTTGGTTTCCAAAGTATATGAAAAATTACAAAAAAATATTCTAAAATTTAAACAGGTTTCAGATAAACCACTTACACTTGGAGAGAAAATTCTAATAGGCCACCTCGATGAATCAACTGATTTTATGACCTTTAATGGTTTAACCCCTGGAAATGGATATATCTTGTTAAATCCAGACAGAGTTGCCCTTCAAGACGTTACAGGACAAACAACTATTCTTCAGTTTATGCAGGCAGATATAAAACAGGTTTTAGCTCCCACCACGGTTCATTGCGATCATTTAATCCAAGCAAGAGTGGGAAGTGAATCTGACACAAAAGCTGCTATTTACGAAAATAATGAAGTTTATCAATTTTTAGAATCTGCGTGTAGAAAATATGGAATTGGATTTTGGAAACCTGGTGCTGGAATAATACACCAGGTTGTCCTAGAAAACTATGCATTTCCAGGTGGCCTGATGATTGGAACAGATTCCCATACTCCAAATGCCGGAGGACTCGGAATGCTTGCCATAGGAGTAGGCGGACTAGACGCTGCCGAAGTTATGGCAGGGCTGCCTTGGGAAGTTTTGTATCCAAAAAGAATCGGAGTATATTTAACTGGAAAACTAAACGGTTGGGCATCTGCTAAAGACATCATTCTATATGTTGCCTCAAAGTTAACCGTATCTGGCGGAACTAACGCAATAATAGAATACTTTGGGCCAGGGGCAAGAAATGTTAGTTGCACAGGAAAAGCCACCATTACAAATATGGGAGCAGAAATAGGCGCTACATGTTCAGTTTTTTCATACGACGCCAAAATGGAATCCTATTTGATTTCTACTGGTAGAAAGGATCTTGCAGATATTGCAAATAAACACAAAGACTTGCTTACACAAGACCCATTAATTGAAAAAGAAATCAGCGAGAATCGCCAAAACGCCACCAAATATTTTGATGAGCTTATTGAAATAAACCTAGACGAACTAGAGCCCTACATTGTTGGCCCGCACACCCCGGATCTCGCTCGACCCATTTCAAAAATGGCTGAAGACATTCTAAAAAATAACTACCTAGACACCATTTCGGTCTCATTGATAGGAAGTTGCACAAATTCATCTTATGAAGACATGTCTCGTGCAGCTGATATCGCCAAGCAGGCAATAGAAAAAGGAATCAGGACAAGAACGCCTCTTCAAGTTACACCGGGCTCAGAAATGATAAGAGAAACAATAGAGAGAGACGGTCAGATCCAATTATTAAGAGACATTGGAGCTAATGTATTAGCTAATGCATGTGGACCATGTATAGGACAATGGAGCAGACCCGAAATAAAAAAAGGCGAACCAAATACGATAGTCACCTCCTATAACAGAAACTTTCCAGGACGAAATGATGGCATGAGGGAAACCATGAACTTTATTGGTAGTCCAGAACTTGTGATCGCACTTGCCTTAAGTGGTCGACTTTCATTTAATCCGTTAAAGGATGAGCTTGTAGCAAGCGACGGGACAAAATTCAAACTAAACCCTCCTAAAGTAGCCCCCGAAGTACCAAAGGATGGTTTCAAAGACACAGTGGATATCTATGTTCCTCCTGCTATTGACCCAGAAAGCGTGGCAGTGGTAATTGACAAGAATAGTCAAAGACTTCAAGCATTAGAGCCCTTTTTAAAATGGGCTGGAAACGACTTTATCCAATTACCGGTATTGACCAAGGTCAAGGGAAAATGCACAACTGATCATATTTCTCCGGCAGGCCCTTGGTTAATGTATAGAGGTCACTTGGACAGACTAAGCGATAATTTGTTACTAGGCGCAGTAAATGCATTTAGAGATGGAGAAGTAGGCAAAGGAACGAATCTCTTAAATAACAACATTGAAACTTTTTCACATATTGCTAGAGAGTACAAACAGAATGGATTAAAATGGATAATCATTGGGGATAAAAACTATGGTGAAGGTAGCAGCCGTGAACACGCAGCAATGTCTCCCAGGTATTTAGGATGTGCTACAGTAATTGCAAAAAGTTTTGCTAGAATTCACGAAACAAACCTAAAAAAACAAGGGATTCTTGCTTTAACATTCGTTGAATCTTCGGATTATGAAAAAATAAGAGAGGACGATAGAATAAGCATAATTAACTTGCAAGATCTTAGACCTAAAGGCGTGCTAACAGCTATACTGTACCATAGCGATGGAACAGAAGAACAAATACCTTTAATACATTCGTATAATGACGCTCAACTAAAGTGGTTTCGTGCTGGTTCTGCCCTTAATATTCTTAGAGCAAATTAA
- a CDS encoding universal stress protein encodes MGQNLQWMQGRTGLKKMLGGSTASEVVKYAHCPVLIVR; translated from the coding sequence ATGGGTCAAAACCTTCAATGGATGCAGGGCAGAACTGGTTTGAAAAAAATGCTAGGTGGAAGTACTGCATCAGAAGTAGTGAAATATGCACACTGTCCTGTCCTTATAGTAAGATAG
- the topA gene encoding DNA topoisomerase I translates to MVVICEKPSVAKRIAQALSTHHQNNNYSDKPLDQEQKDQSPASPASSTSFTTIKGMNGQNYIICHALGHLYGLSDSKKGNTKVFPVLDPTWLPLSILKSKGSASKFLSYKIDKILREISEISKNAAGFIHACDYDQEGEVIGYNILEHTCHNKYSISKRAKFSSLTDEEIIQSFNNLLPPNEKLKDAGVSRHMIDFIYGINLSRALTNSIKKESSREKKGYRQLSIGRVQGPTLAFVIEREAEIENHIFEPYWNVRADFLKNNQTIRTQYYPQRIDSKSTAENIINACKNQLGKVTDINIQKTSIKPPIPFSLGDLQKEAYRLFRFTPSYTLSIAEKLYLGALISYPRTSSQKLPSSINYEKIIKAVSKLVDNNLHHNSSYGNKTKSILSYSNISSKLLSNKVLKPNEGKETDPAHPAIYPTGEKPKRNLEDSEIKLLDLIIRRFFSSFGEEATSSQISVTITVKDKFTFKAEEKKIVFEGWIEYYRPYFDVSGFVILDSLSFLKRSDILRNVKIELLEKFTQPPPRYNQSTLLQKMEKEKIGTKATRSEIISTLFKRNYIDNYVPSASNQSVTYNSKIVSKSSPNSSIQKEQINKDEFSGIQRSGLRPTEIGIAIVSSMKKYIPNIVSTSLTRDMEAQLEQVESGNTTSVQVVDKARNQIKEAIQSFNLNESKIGQEISLALEANRTTSPRPTSTAVVTLGTCPVCKSGKLTVKKAIKSKKRFAGCTNYSSAKCLATSSLPQKGIIKSTGKKCEKCSWPIISASGNNQGRRYQWEFCINSQCPLKLSSSNINNQDNSSKQI, encoded by the coding sequence ATGGTCGTAATATGTGAGAAACCTTCTGTTGCAAAAAGAATAGCACAAGCGCTGAGTACACATCACCAAAATAATAATTATTCAGACAAACCTTTAGACCAAGAACAAAAAGATCAATCTCCAGCGTCTCCAGCATCTTCCACATCATTTACCACCATTAAGGGGATGAATGGTCAAAATTATATCATCTGTCATGCTTTAGGGCATTTATATGGACTGTCAGATTCTAAAAAAGGAAATACAAAAGTATTCCCAGTTCTTGATCCAACCTGGTTACCGTTGTCCATACTGAAAAGTAAAGGTTCAGCTTCCAAATTTCTCTCTTACAAGATTGATAAAATACTTAGGGAAATTTCTGAAATATCTAAAAATGCCGCCGGCTTTATCCATGCCTGCGACTATGACCAAGAAGGAGAAGTAATTGGATATAATATACTAGAGCACACATGTCACAACAAATATTCGATATCAAAGAGAGCCAAGTTTTCATCACTTACGGACGAAGAGATAATACAATCGTTTAACAATTTGTTACCTCCGAATGAAAAGCTAAAAGATGCAGGTGTATCTCGACACATGATAGATTTTATTTACGGTATTAATCTTTCAAGAGCCCTCACCAATTCCATTAAGAAAGAGTCATCAAGAGAAAAGAAGGGTTATCGGCAACTATCAATAGGCAGAGTCCAAGGCCCAACTCTTGCATTTGTTATAGAACGGGAAGCAGAAATAGAAAATCATATATTTGAACCCTATTGGAATGTTAGGGCAGATTTTCTAAAGAATAATCAAACCATCCGCACCCAGTATTATCCTCAACGCATAGATTCAAAGTCAACTGCCGAAAATATTATCAACGCTTGCAAAAATCAACTAGGTAAAGTAACAGACATCAATATTCAAAAAACATCAATAAAACCTCCAATCCCTTTTAGCCTTGGAGACCTTCAAAAAGAAGCTTATAGGCTTTTTAGGTTTACTCCAAGTTACACCCTTTCAATCGCTGAGAAATTATATCTAGGCGCCCTTATTTCATATCCAAGAACATCAAGCCAAAAGTTACCCTCCTCAATTAATTATGAAAAAATCATAAAGGCAGTTTCAAAGCTAGTGGATAATAATTTACATCATAATAGTTCATATGGTAACAAAACTAAATCAATCCTTTCTTACTCCAATATCTCTTCAAAATTATTATCCAATAAAGTCCTCAAACCAAATGAAGGAAAAGAGACTGATCCTGCGCACCCGGCCATTTATCCTACAGGTGAAAAGCCAAAACGAAACCTTGAAGATTCAGAAATAAAACTACTAGATCTGATAATTAGGAGATTTTTCTCTTCATTTGGAGAGGAGGCTACATCTAGTCAAATTTCTGTCACGATAACGGTTAAAGACAAATTTACTTTTAAAGCAGAGGAGAAAAAAATTGTATTTGAAGGATGGATTGAATATTATAGACCTTATTTTGATGTATCAGGTTTTGTAATTCTAGATTCACTATCATTTCTAAAAAGAAGTGACATTTTAAGAAATGTAAAAATAGAATTGTTAGAAAAGTTTACCCAGCCCCCTCCCAGATACAATCAATCAACATTGTTACAAAAAATGGAAAAGGAAAAAATAGGTACCAAAGCCACTAGATCCGAAATAATTAGTACACTTTTTAAGCGAAATTATATAGATAATTATGTACCCTCTGCTAGCAATCAGTCCGTTACTTATAATTCAAAGATAGTATCAAAAAGTTCCCCAAATTCTAGTATTCAAAAGGAACAAATAAACAAAGACGAATTTTCAGGTATCCAAAGATCAGGATTAAGACCTACAGAAATAGGAATAGCAATTGTAAGTTCTATGAAAAAATACATACCAAACATTGTTTCAACGAGTCTAACACGAGATATGGAGGCACAGTTAGAACAAGTTGAATCAGGTAATACTACAAGTGTACAAGTGGTTGATAAAGCACGCAATCAAATCAAAGAAGCAATACAGTCTTTTAATCTGAATGAAAGTAAAATAGGCCAAGAAATATCTTTAGCCTTAGAAGCTAATAGAACAACAAGCCCACGACCCACATCTACAGCCGTTGTCACATTAGGCACTTGTCCTGTTTGCAAGAGTGGGAAGCTAACCGTCAAAAAGGCGATAAAATCCAAAAAAAGGTTTGCAGGGTGTACAAACTATTCATCAGCAAAATGCTTGGCTACATCTTCATTACCTCAAAAAGGTATAATAAAAAGTACTGGGAAAAAGTGTGAGAAGTGTAGCTGGCCCATTATCTCGGCTAGTGGCAATAATCAGGGTAGAAGATACCAATGGGAGTTTTGTATTAATTCACAATGTCCTTTGAAACTATCAAGTAGTAACATCAACAATCAAGATAATTCTTCAAAACAAATTTGA